A part of Leptospirales bacterium genomic DNA contains:
- a CDS encoding adenylate/guanylate cyclase domain-containing protein → MSSTIRIERKIRSKTLRTALNASLFSGIVSAVVSAAATAIAYPDLPLLESAPLGALSGLVIGSLIPATLFLLNFTLVNPAHFRKMPYYAFLLLSGGLLIAVTMAVYFLVGSVVFPDRLLDSSQLALAFGLSGFLAVTMSLSSVVRSLAGPGVVGAIVSGRYHQAFETECAFLFIDLSSSTGIAERLGSARFFRMINEFHAIVDSCCLYYDGTLYKYLGDGAILVWTADRCSRALQCVEEIALQLELRAEEFNREYGTPANFTAGLHCGKVITGEIGDQRREIGYWGDTVNAAARIQSACKEYKTTFLISADAVARLAESERPRCRSVGLASLRGKTQSLELFRALD, encoded by the coding sequence ATGTCATCCACGATCAGAATTGAACGCAAGATTCGCAGCAAGACTCTGCGCACAGCATTGAATGCTTCGCTGTTCAGCGGAATTGTCAGCGCGGTGGTCAGCGCCGCGGCTACCGCCATCGCCTACCCCGATCTGCCGCTGCTGGAGTCGGCGCCGCTGGGAGCGCTTTCCGGGTTGGTAATCGGTTCGTTGATTCCGGCCACGCTGTTCTTGCTCAATTTTACTCTGGTCAATCCCGCGCATTTTCGCAAGATGCCGTACTACGCCTTTCTGTTGCTCAGCGGCGGCCTGCTGATCGCTGTTACCATGGCCGTCTACTTTCTGGTAGGCTCCGTGGTTTTCCCGGATCGATTGCTGGATTCGTCGCAACTGGCTCTGGCCTTTGGTCTCTCTGGATTTCTCGCGGTTACCATGTCGCTCTCCAGCGTCGTGCGCAGCCTGGCAGGACCTGGCGTAGTGGGGGCCATCGTCTCCGGTCGCTACCACCAGGCATTTGAAACCGAGTGCGCATTCCTCTTCATCGACCTCAGCTCCTCCACTGGCATTGCCGAACGTCTGGGATCAGCGCGTTTCTTCAGGATGATCAATGAATTCCACGCCATTGTTGATTCGTGTTGTCTCTACTATGACGGAACGCTTTACAAATACCTCGGCGATGGCGCCATTCTGGTCTGGACTGCCGACAGATGTTCACGGGCGCTGCAATGCGTGGAAGAGATCGCTTTGCAGTTGGAGCTTCGCGCCGAAGAGTTTAACCGTGAATACGGAACGCCGGCAAACTTTACCGCCGGTCTGCATTGCGGCAAGGTCATAACCGGAGAAATCGGCGACCAGCGCCGCGAAATCGGCTACTGGGGGGATACGGTCAATGCCGCCGCGCGCATCCAGTCGGCCTGCAAGGAATACAAGACTACCTTCTTGATTTCCGCCGATGCCGTTGCCAGGCTTGCAGAGTCGGAACGTCCACGCTGTCGCAGCGTGGGCCTTGCCAGCCTGCGCGGCAAGACCCAATCGCTGGAGCTCTTTCGCGCTCTGGATTGA
- a CDS encoding class I SAM-dependent methyltransferase: MDKSWLQRWEDRYRDPQFAFGKEPNDFLCQQLPQLAPGRILLPADGEGRNGVYAAGLGWQVYSFDISSEGQKKALQLAAEKQVVIDFQVGEFSALSYAPASFDAMALIYAHFPAAIRAELHRQLAAALRPGGHLILEAFSKNHLQYVDRNPRVGGPRELPMLFSAEELRQEFPDFEFLRLSEEILTLREGIYHDGEGAVLRLLARKN, translated from the coding sequence ATGGACAAGTCCTGGTTACAGCGCTGGGAGGATCGTTACCGGGATCCACAATTTGCTTTTGGCAAAGAACCGAATGACTTTCTTTGCCAGCAGCTGCCGCAGCTCGCTCCGGGCCGGATTCTGCTGCCGGCCGACGGCGAAGGCCGCAATGGAGTCTATGCGGCAGGCCTTGGCTGGCAGGTTTATTCTTTTGATATTAGCAGCGAGGGTCAAAAGAAGGCGCTGCAGCTGGCGGCTGAAAAGCAGGTTGTCATCGACTTTCAGGTCGGGGAGTTTTCCGCGCTATCCTATGCGCCCGCATCCTTCGATGCTATGGCCTTGATTTATGCCCATTTTCCAGCGGCTATTCGCGCCGAACTGCATCGCCAGCTGGCAGCCGCACTGCGCCCTGGCGGACATCTGATTCTCGAGGCCTTCAGCAAGAACCACCTTCAATACGTCGATCGCAATCCGCGCGTTGGCGGTCCGCGCGAGTTGCCGATGTTATTTTCTGCGGAGGAACTGCGCCAGGAATTTCCTGACTTTGAATTCCTTCGATTGTCTGAAGAGATTCTTACGCTCCGCGAAGGAATCTACCATGATGGGGAAGGCGCCGTACTGAGGCTGCTGGCTCGCAAAAACTGA
- a CDS encoding transcriptional repressor, whose protein sequence is MEAFAEICRKHGVKVTMQRRAIYQAVQQEGDHPTVDAVFQRLHAEHPSISRDTVYRTLSLFERWKLLGSVQVGGDGLRYDLNTERHHHFVCDSCGALFDFPWSEFDALRLPAAVKHLGAASERQLQIRGTCKRCQSRPKNTRQSRAAPRFFP, encoded by the coding sequence ATGGAAGCCTTTGCCGAAATCTGTCGAAAGCATGGCGTCAAGGTTACCATGCAGCGAAGGGCTATCTACCAGGCAGTGCAGCAAGAGGGCGATCATCCCACGGTCGACGCCGTTTTCCAGCGCCTGCATGCCGAGCACCCCAGCATCTCGCGCGATACTGTCTACCGCACGCTCTCGCTATTTGAGCGCTGGAAACTGCTGGGATCGGTGCAGGTGGGAGGCGACGGCCTGCGCTACGATCTGAACACCGAACGCCATCATCATTTTGTATGCGATTCTTGCGGCGCGCTTTTCGATTTTCCCTGGAGCGAATTCGATGCGCTGCGTTTGCCGGCCGCCGTCAAACATCTGGGCGCCGCCAGCGAACGGCAGCTGCAGATCCGCGGGACGTGCAAGCGCTGCCAGTCGCGCCCAAAGAATACGCGCCAGAGCAGGGCTGCTCCGCGCTTCTTTCCTTGA
- a CDS encoding TRAP transporter substrate-binding protein, protein MVTTWPKNFPGLGAGANRLAQSIEEMSGGRIQVRVYAAGELVPALECFDAVANGVADLGHGAAYYWKGKSEAAQFFAAVPFGLNAQEMSGWIRYGGGQQLWDELYAPFNLKAFACGNTGVQMGGWFRREIRSLSDWRGLKMRMPGLGGDVIRQAGATVVQLPGGEIFQALQSGAIDATEWVGPYNDLAFGFYKAAKYYYWPGWHEPATAMELLINRKLFEELSEQDQSLLRYACSAAYDDVLSEFTARNNHALTELVQKHGVLLRRFSDDTLAALARISDEVTAAIAGKDALSRKVFDSYRAFRKDAMAWARIGEEGYSVARSLTGSQP, encoded by the coding sequence ATGGTCACAACCTGGCCTAAGAATTTTCCAGGCCTTGGGGCCGGCGCCAATCGACTGGCGCAATCCATCGAGGAAATGAGCGGCGGCCGTATTCAGGTGCGAGTCTATGCGGCCGGCGAACTGGTGCCTGCCCTCGAGTGCTTTGATGCGGTGGCTAACGGCGTAGCCGATCTGGGGCATGGCGCCGCGTATTACTGGAAGGGAAAAAGCGAGGCGGCGCAGTTCTTTGCGGCCGTGCCCTTTGGACTCAACGCTCAGGAAATGAGCGGCTGGATTCGCTACGGCGGCGGACAGCAATTGTGGGACGAACTCTACGCCCCCTTCAATCTGAAGGCCTTTGCCTGCGGCAATACCGGCGTACAGATGGGAGGCTGGTTTCGCCGCGAGATTCGCTCGCTGTCCGATTGGCGCGGGCTCAAGATGCGCATGCCGGGCCTCGGCGGCGATGTCATTCGCCAGGCTGGCGCGACGGTAGTACAGCTGCCGGGCGGCGAGATTTTCCAGGCCTTGCAGAGCGGCGCCATCGACGCCACCGAATGGGTCGGCCCCTACAACGATCTGGCCTTTGGCTTCTACAAAGCGGCGAAGTATTACTACTGGCCGGGCTGGCACGAGCCGGCCACGGCTATGGAATTGCTAATCAATCGTAAACTATTTGAGGAGCTTTCCGAGCAAGATCAGTCGCTGCTGCGCTACGCTTGCTCGGCCGCCTACGATGACGTGCTTTCAGAGTTTACGGCGCGCAACAACCACGCCCTGACCGAGCTGGTACAAAAACATGGCGTACTGCTGCGCCGTTTCTCTGATGACACCCTGGCGGCCCTGGCGCGCATCAGCGATGAGGTGACCGCGGCAATCGCCGGGAAAGACGCGCTTTCACGCAAAGTTTTCGACTCCTATCGCGCCTTCCGCAAGGACGCCATGGCCTGGGCGCGCATCGGCGAAGAAGGCTATTCTGTGGCGCGTTCCCTGACGGGGTCGCAGCCATGA
- a CDS encoding TRAP transporter small permease subunit, with product MKDSSLKRLRWLIAGIDAVNVNVGRAAAWLLLAMAVLVFLIAILRYLFNFGAVFLQEAAVYLHAGAFMVAIGYALLRGDHVRVDIFYHDRSVRHRALVDLLGGLLLLLPICLVALYYCAPYVLQSWLRLEQSQESGGIPALFLLKTFLLLGPALLLLQGIAQILRAWLRYVSGVEDSQSEMEGRQEGL from the coding sequence ATGAAGGACTCGTCGCTGAAGCGGCTGCGCTGGCTCATTGCCGGCATTGATGCAGTCAACGTCAACGTTGGACGCGCCGCCGCCTGGCTCTTGCTGGCCATGGCTGTGCTGGTCTTTCTGATCGCTATCCTTCGCTACCTCTTCAATTTTGGCGCCGTATTCTTACAAGAAGCAGCGGTCTATTTGCACGCCGGCGCTTTCATGGTCGCCATAGGCTACGCGCTGCTGCGCGGCGACCATGTTCGCGTCGATATCTTCTATCACGATCGCAGTGTGCGTCACCGCGCGCTGGTCGATTTGCTGGGCGGTCTGTTGTTGCTCCTCCCCATCTGCCTGGTCGCTCTCTACTATTGCGCTCCCTATGTCCTTCAGTCCTGGTTGCGCCTGGAACAGTCACAGGAAAGCGGCGGCATTCCAGCGCTTTTTTTGCTGAAGACCTTTCTGCTTCTGGGACCGGCGCTGCTGCTTTTGCAGGGGATTGCCCAGATCTTGCGCGCCTGGCTGCGCTATGTCAGCGGCGTAGAAGACTCGCAAAGCGAAATGGAAGGCCGCCAAGAGGGTCTGTAA